DNA from Synechococcus sp. CBW1108:
TGCTCTGGCGGGTGCCATCTTTTTTGAGCTTCACCCCCGGGGTCTGGGGGATCTCGATCTCGAGGATGCGGTTGTCGACCCCCAGGGTGACGGCCCGCTGCTCGAGCGTGGCCTTCACCTTCTTCTCGCAGCTGGAGGCCACCTGCACCGCATACCAGCGAGCCACCTGGAGCTTCTCACCGCCAGCGGCCGGCGCTTCTTGAAGATCGAGGGGGCTCACCACCTCGCTAAGGGGCTCGGTCAGGGGCTCGGACACGGGGTTCACGGCAAGAACGGAATCGACGGACGGGACAGCAAACAACAAGGGTTCAACCAAACACCTGACTGGACGCCCAGCCGTAAAAACGATCCAGCGCAGCGATCGCCGCAGCCGAGATGCTCACCATCAAGATGACGGCCACCGATTCGCTGAACAGCTGCTGGCGGCTGGGCCAGACAACCTTGCGCAACTCCGCCAGGGTTGCGGCGACAAAGCCCCCAGGAACGGCCGATGACTCGGCAGCCGGGGTGGCCTGTTCAGGGCTTGGGGAATCGGGTTGGGGGGAGTCGGAATCCACTGGCGCTTGCGCACGGTGGCGTCCGCGCGGATCGGCAAACGAACACCCTACCCGAGGGGCTCAAAGGTAAGGGGGTTGCCGGCCACCACACGCACGCCCTGGGCACCGCTGAAGCGTTCCGCCAGCAGCTCGGTGGCCAGAGGGTTCTCCAGCTGGCGGCGCAGCACCCGCCGCAGGGGCCTGGCCCCATATTCGGGCTCATAGCCCTGCTCGGCCAGGGCCTGTACCACCGGCTCGGGCACCTCCAGCTGGAGGTGCTGCTCCGCCAGCAGCCGGGCCAGCTCGGCCAGCTGCAAGCGCACGATGCGCTGCAGATCGGCCGGGGCCAGGGGACTGAAGCGGATCACCTCGTCGATGCGGTTGAGAAATTCCGGTCGAAACTGGGCAGCCAGGGCCTGGTCAACGGCCTGCTCCAAGGCCTGCTCCCGCTCGTCAGGGTCGCCGCCGGCCCTGGCGTTTTCCAGGATGGCGCGGCTGGCCAGGTTGCTCGTCATGATCACCACCGTGTGGCGGAAATCGACCGTGCGGCCCTGGGAATCGGTGAGGCGGCCGTCATCGAGCACCTGCAGCAGCAGGTTGAACACCTCGGGATGGGCCTTCTCCACCTCATCGAGCAGCAGCACCGCATAGGGCCTGCGCCGCACAGCCTCGGTCAGCTGGCCTCCCTCCTCATAACCCACGTAGCCGGGCGGCGCCCCCACCAACCGGGCCACGGCATTGCGCTCCATGAATTCACTCATGTCGAGCCGCACCAGGGCTTCGTCCTCATCGAAGAGGGCCGCCGCCAGAGCCTTGGCCAACTCGGTCTTACCGACGCCGGTGGGTCCCAAAAACAGGAAGGAGCCCACCGGCCTGGTGGGGGACTGCATGCCGGCCCGGGCCCGGCGAATCGCCGCGGCCACGGCAGCCACCGCCGTCGGCTGGCCAATCACCCGCTCGCCGAGCCTGGCCTCGAGCTCGAGCAACTTCTGACGCTCGCCGGCCAGCAACCGCTGCACCGGAATACCGGTCCAACGGGCCACCACATCGGCAATGTCGCCCTCCTCCACCTGCTCCCGCAGGATTGGTTCGGCCTGGAGTTCGGCCTCGAGGGTTTCGCGGCGCTGCTGCAGCCCGTAGAGCTGGTCGTGCTGCAGCCGGGCCGCCTCCTCGTAGTCGCCCTCGCGCTCGGCTTCGGCGATCGCCGTGCGCAGGTCTTCATCCTGCTGCAGCAGTTGCCGCAGTTCAGCCAGCCGCTCCCGCTCGGCCTGCCAGCGCTGCTGCACCTCCTGGAGGGCCTCGGTGGCCCGGCGCCGCTGCTCCTGCCACTGCACCCTTTCCTGCTGGGGTGACGCCTCAGCCGAGAGCAGGGCCAGCTCCACCCGGCGCAGCTCCGCTTCCGCCGCCTCCACGAGCTGGGGCTTGGAGGTGACCTCCATGCGCAGCTGGGCGGCCGCTTCATCCACCAGATCGATCGCCGAATCGGGCAGGGCCCGGTCGGTGATGTAGCGATCGGCCAGCCGGGCCGCCGCCACCAGGGCCTGGTCGGTGATCGCCACACCGTGGTGCAGCTCGTAGCGCTCCTTCAGTCCCCGCAGGATCTCCACGCTGGTATCTGGCCCGGGCTCCTTGATCAGCACCTGCTGGAAGCGCCGCTCCAGGCCTGGATCCTTCTCGATGCTGCGGCGGTAGTCCTCCGGGGTGGTGGCACCGATGCAGCGCAGGTACCCCTGGGCCAGGGCGGGCTTGAGCACGCTGGCGGCATCGGCGGTGGAACGGTCGCTGCTCACCACCGTGTGCAGCTCATCAATGAAGAGCACCACGCCGGCCGCACCGGCCACCGCATCGGCGTCGCGCACCTCCTTGAGCACGGCGCGCAGGCGCTCCTCAAACTGGCCGCGAAACTTGGCGCCGGCGATCAGGGCGCCCAGATCCAGCGCCACCAGCCGCAGGCCCAGAAGTGAATCGGGCACCTCGCCGGCCACGATCCGCTGGGCCAGCAACTCAGCCACGGCGGTCTTGCCGACGCCGGGCTCGCCGATCAGCACCGGATTGTTCTTGCTGCGGCGGGAGAGCACCTGGATCAGCCGACGCATCTCCAGGTCGCGGCCGATGACCGGATCGAGCTCGCCGGCGCGGGCCGCGGCGGTGAGGTCGCGGCCGTAGCGCTCCAGGGCGCAGGCCTCGGCTGGCTCGGAGGAGCCTGGGGGCTCGGGTTCCAGGCGCAGCTCGGGGGCTGGGGCAGCAGGGCCAGCAACAGGGCCAGCAGCGGTGGCAGGTGGAGGAGCTGGGGGGGTGGGGAGTGGGGGCCTGTCTATCCAGTCGTCCGGGCAGAACTGGCGCCGCAACAGGTCTTCACTGAGGCCCTCCGGCACCAGCAGGGAGGCTCCGATCCTGGGATCCCCCACCAGGGCTACCAACAGCTGGGGCACATCCAGCAAGGGGGCTCCCCAGGCGACCCTGCAGCGCTCGGCAGCCTCCAGCAGATCTTCCAGGGCATCGCCGATGTACAGCTCCGGCCCGTTGGCGCTGGGCTGGTCGGCACAGAAGCTCTCCAGCCGATCCAGCAGCCGGTCTGGATCGAGGGGCAGGGGATCCAGCCAGCGGTCAAAGCGCCGCTCCGACAGCAGGGTCTGCAGCAGGTGCTCCACGTCCATGGCGCCATGGCGCCAGCGGCGAGCAGTGTCCTGAGCAGCCAGGAGCAGCTCCCAGCCGTCATCGCTGAAGCGATCGGGGTCGCTGGTGAGGCTTGGGGACATGGGCTTTGGGATCAGCCTGGAGCAGAGATCTGGATCAGCTCCACCTTGTACCCATCAGGATCCTCCACGAAGGCAATCACCGTGTTGCCGTGCTTCATGGGCCCGGGTTCGCGCACCACCTTGCCCCCCTTTGCCGCGATCGCAGCACAGGTGGTGTAGATGTCATCCACCCCCAAGGCAATGTGGCCGTAGGCACTGCCGAGCTCGTAGTGGCTGATATCCCAGTTGTGGGTGAGCTCCAGCACGGTGGTGTCACTCTCGTCGCCGTAGCCCACGAAGGCCAGGGTGAACCGGCCCGAGGGGTAGTCCTTACGGCGCAGCAGGTCCATGCCCAGCACCTCCGTATAGAAGAGAAGGGAGCGATCCAGATCCCCCACCCGGAGCATGGTGTGCAGCATTCGCATCGATCCACCCGATTGGCTGCCAACTTCCAATCATAGGATCGCCTCAAAGACAACAGCCGACGACCCACGTGATCGACTCCCTCGACCTAGTGATCGACACCGTTGTGGCCCGGGAGGTGCTTGATTCCCGCGGCACCCCCACCGTGGAGGCCGAGGTAATGCTGGAGGGCGGCGCCAGTGGCAGGGCGATCGTGCCCAGCGGCGCCAGCACCGGCGCCCATGAGGCCCACGAACTGCGGGACGGCGGCAACCGCTACTTCGGCAAAGGGGTGACCCGGGCCGTCAGCAACATCGAGGAGAGGATCGCGCCGGCCCTCTGCGGCCTCAGCGCCCTCGACCAGAGTGCCGTCGACGCCGCCATGGCCGAACTGGACGGCAGCGACAACAAATCCAGCCTCGGCGCCAATGCGGTGTTGGCAGTGAGCCTGGCCACCGCACGGGCAGCCGCCAACGGCGTCGGCCTGCCCCTCTACCGCTACCTGGGAGGCCCGCTGGCCAACCTGCTGCCGGTACCGTTGATGAACGTGATCAACGGCGGCGCCCACGCCTCCAACAACATGGACTTCCAGGAGTTCATGTTGGTGCCCCACGGCGCGGCCAGCTTCAGCGAAGCCCTGCGCATGGGCGCCGAGGTGTTCCACACGCTCAAGGGGTTGCTGAGCAGCCAGGGCCTCTCCACCGCCGTTGGCGATGAGGGCGGCTTCGCCCCGAACCTGGCCAGCAACGATGCGGCCGGCGAGCTGCTGATCCAGGCGATCGAGAAGGCCGGCTATCGCCCCGGCGACCAGATCTCCCTGGCCCTGGATGTGGCCAGTACGGAGTTTTTCAAGGACGGCCGCTACAACTTCGGCGGCGGCAGCTACAGCAGCGCCGAAATGGTCGACCAGCTGGCCCTACTGGCCAGCCGCTTCCCGATCGTGTCAATCGAGGATGGCATCGCCGAAGACGACTGGGAGGGCTGGGCCCTGCTGACCGAACGGCTGGGCAAGACGGTGCAGCTGGTGGGCGACGACCTGTTTGTGACCAACACCACCCGACTGCAGCGGGGCATCGACCTGGGCGTGGCCAACTCGATCCTGATCAAGGTGAATCAGATCGGCTCGCTCACCGAAACCCTGCAGGCGATCGATCTAGCAGGCCAAGCCGGCTACACCAGCGTGATCAGCCACCGCTCCGGCGAAACGGAAGACACCACCATCGCCGACCTGGCCGTGGCTACCCGCGCCGGCCAGATCAAAACCGGCTCCCTCAGCCGCTCCGATCGGGTAGCCAAGTACAACCAGCTGCTGCGCATCGAAGATGAGCTCGGCAGCCAGGCGGTGTATGCCGGCGCCGAAGACCGGGGCCCCCGCGGCAAAGCCTGAGCTCAGCGAGAAGCCGGCAGCTGATCGAGCCGGCCATCGCGCTTGAGCCGGCCCTGCAATTTCAACCAGCTCAGGGCCACCGGCAGGGCGCCTACCAGGGGAATGGCGGTGAGGGCGGGGCGGCTGCTGGCCGCCAGCAGGGCCGCTGCCACGGCCAGGCCGGCCAGGAGCATGGACTGGCCGGCAACCTGCTGGGCCAGGGCGAGGCGACGCAACAGGCGATCGGTTTCGCCGGCCCTGATCTGCACCTGCAGGTCGCCCTGCTCAATGCGGGCCAGGCTGTCGTCCAGGCGCTTGGGGATACCCAGGGCGCGGCTGCCCACCTCAGCCGCCTGGCGCGAGATTTCGTTGAACAGCTCGTTGCCGAACCGATCGCCGCCGCTGCCGGAACCGCTTGAAGTCATCAGAGGAAGCAGGTAGGGGCGGGCAATCGCCACCAAGCTAAAGCTGGCATCGAGGCTGCGGCCGACCCCCTCAAAGGTGGTGAGGGCCCGCATCACGAAAATCAGCTCAGGGGGCAGGCGAAAGGGCTGGCCGTAGACCAGGTCATAGAGATCGCCCGACAGCCGCTCCAGCACATTGGCGGAGAAGGGCGGCGTGAGGGCCTCCTCCAACATCACACGCACCAGGCGCCTCACCGGCCCAGGGTCAATGCCGGGGGCGATCAGGCCAGCCTGCTGCAGCTCATTGACCAGGCCGGCGGCATCCCGGCCGGCTGCTGCCCGCACCATGCTGCCGAGCCGAGCCTGCAGCCGACTCGAGAGCTGGCCCATCATGCCGAAGTCGTAGTAGATCAGCGCACCATCGGCCGCCACGGCCAGGTTGCCCGGATGGGGGTCGGCGTGAAAAAAGCCGAACCGCACCAACTGCTGCAGGTAGCTGGCGGCGCCTTTCTCTGCCACCGCGGCAGGCTCGATGCCCGCCGCCAGCAGGGCCGCCCGATCGGTGATCTTGATGCCGGGCAGGTAGTCGAGACACAGCACCCTCCGGCTGCTCAGCTCCCAAATCACCGCTGGCACCCGGATGCCGGGATCGCTGAGAAACTGCTGGCGGAAACGGGCCGCATGTTCGGCTTCGAGGCGGAAATCCAGCTCCCGCAGCAACACCCTGCGGCACTCCTGGGCGATGCCGATCCAGTCGCGGCCCTGGCCCCAGCGGGGATGGCGCTGAACGGCGGCGGCCACCTGCTGGAGCACCTGCAGATCGAGTCGGAAGGTGCGCTCCAGGCCTGGACGCTGCACCTTCAGCACCACCTGACGGCCACTGCGCAGGCTGGCCCGGTGCACCTGGGCCAGGCTGGCGGAACCGAGGGGTTCAGCCTCAAGGTCGATTATCTCGGCGCAGCGGCCGCCCAGTTCCTGCTCGAGCAGGTCCTGAACCACGGTGAAGGGAAAGGCAGGCACCTGGTCCTGCAGGGTGGCCAGCTGCTCCACCAGCTCGGCGGGCAACACGTCAGGGCGGGCCGAGAGCAGCTGGCCGAGCTTGATGAAGGCCGAACCCAGGGCCAGAAATTCGTCGGTGAGCCAGCGGGCCCGCCGCACCTGGCGACGCCGCTGACGCTCTTCGCTGACACCGCCCAGGTAGGTCCAACTCTGAGCGTCCCACCAGAGCCCCAGCACCAGGGCCAGGGCTAACCACCAGATGCGCAGGGGCCGCAGCAGGATCACGAAGTGCTGTCCAGGCGGCTGGCCATGGCCGCAACCCTGGCGCGCAGGGCATCAATCTGATCCTGGGGATCCGGAACCCCTTCAGGGGAAGGGGGCTGATCGCCGGCTCCAGCACCAGCTCCAGCTCCGGCTCCAGCCTCACCCCGCTCGATCCGGGCCGCCTCGGCCTCCACCTCATCCCAGAACAGCTGCAGTTCCTGCCGGATCCGCTCGGGGGCATCCTGGGCCAGCAGGGCCAGGTTGGCGGCCCCGTCTACCAGGCCACTGCCGAGACGGGCGCCAAGACGATGGACGGCAGCCTGAAGCAGGAGTTGCGGCGCACTCATGGCAGTCCGGCGTCTGGAGTTGACTTTGGCAGGTCGGGGCTCGGCAAGCGCGGCGGCGGCGGCGCGGCGGCGGGCGAGGCAGGGGAGGGGGGCGAGGAGAAAGGGGGGGAGGAGGCCCGAGGGGAATCGGCAGACCTGGTTTCGAGCGGCAGGGTTGGATCGGCCCGAAGCCCTAGGGAATCAGCATCTGGGCCAGCTTGACCTGGGCCAGCTGGATCGGGGGCAGCTGGGTCTGGGGATTCTGAATCTGTGAACTGGTCGGCGCCGGGCTGGGAATCGGGCTCGAGGGGCTCGAGATTGCCGCGCACCTCCTGCTCTTCGGTGCCGAACTGCAGGCGCAGGCTCTCCAGCGACTGGCCAGGGAAGGGCCGCACCTCAAAGCCCTGTCCCAGCCTCACAAAGGCAGGTAGCTGCAGGGCAAGCAGGCGATTGGCCACGCCGTAACCCAAGCCAAAGCAAACTCCCACCAGCAATGGCAGCTGCCAGCGGGGCTGGGTACCCGGCTTGTTACCGGGCTGGGGGCGGGACGAAACCAGGACCATGGATCCATTCTGACGCGGCTCCGGATCAGGTCGTGTAATCGGCGTTGATGCGGATGTACTGATCGGAGAGGTCACAGCCCCAGGCCAGCCCCGCCCCCGGGCCACTGCCGACTACCAGGCGGATTATTACGGTGTCGCTGTGCAGATAGGTGCTGGCTGCAGCGCGATCGAAGGGCAGGGGCTGGCCGGCGGCCATCAGCTGGTGCCCGCCCAGCCAGAGCGCCAGGCCAGCGGGGTTGAAGGGCACGCCGGCCCGGCCGGCGGCGGCGGCGATGCGGCCCCAGTTGGGGTCGCGGCCGTGCACGGCGCACTTCACCAGCGAGGAGCCGCAGATGGTGCGGGCAATGGTGCGGGCGCCGGCGTCATCGGCCGTACCCTCCACCCGCACCTCGAGCAGGCAGGTGGCGCCCTCACCGTCGCGTGCGATCGCCTTGGCCAGGTGTTGCGACACCGCCGTCAGGCCGGCCTCCAGGGCATCAAAGAGCTCGGGGCTCAAGGGCTCACCGGCTGCAAAGGCCAGGAACGTGTCGTTGGTGCTGGTGTCGCCGTCCACCGTGATCGCATTGAAGGAGCAAGCCACCGCCCGGCGCACCATGGAGCTCCACACCTCGGCCGGCACGCCCGCATCACAGCTGAGGTAACCCAGCATCGTGGCCATATCGGGGTGAATCATCCCCGAGCCCTTGGCCATGCCGCCGATGCGCACGGTGCGGCCGTCCAGATTGGCCTCCAGGGCGATTTGCTTGTCCACCAGGTCGGTGGTGAGGATTGCCTGGGCCGCCGCGCCCCCACCCTCGGGGCTGAGGGCCGCCACCAGGGGATCGAGGCCCGCCAGGAGCGTATCGATCGGGATCGGCACACCGATAACGCCAGTGGAGCAGATCAGCACCTGCTCGGCCGCCAGACCCAGGCGCTGGGCCAGGGCTGCGGTGGCCCCCAGGCTGTCGGCCAAACCACGCTCGCCAGTGCAGGCGTTGGCCTGACCGGAGTTGGTCAACACGGCCCGAGCGTGACCGCCCGAGGCCCGCAATCGCTCGGCGCAGAGATCGACGCAGGCCGCCCGCAGCAGTGAGGTGGTGAAACTGCCGGCGCAGACCGCACCCTCGGGGGCCTGTAGCAAGGAGAGGTCGGGCTTGCCGGAGGCCTTGAGGCCAGCCGTAACAGCGGCGGCCCTAAAACCGCTGGGGGCGGTGATGCCGCCGGGGATGGGATGCCAGGGGTGGGTCAACGCGCCGGGGCCACTGGAGCCATCCTGAACGCATGACCACAGCAGGGCCGATCAGGATGGCAACACTCCCTGGCGGCACCGCCGTGGCTCCGCTCACCCCCCTGGATCCCGAAGCGACGGCGCTGTGTCACCGGCTGGCCGGCCGCGTCTTTCCCTGGGACATCACCCGCGCCCTCGAGCTGGCCCTACTGAAAACCTTCTGCCTGCCCTCGATCTCGGCACTGCTGAGTCAAACCGGTGAGTTCGAACAGCGGCCCCGCAAGCGCTACGACGACACGGGCCTGATGGTGGCCGAGCTGCTGCGCCACGGGCCCGACAGTCCCGAGGGCCGGGCGGTGATCAGGCGGCTGAACCGCATCCACGGCCACTACGCCATCGCCAATATCGACTTCCTTTATGTACTCTCGGGCTTCGTGGCCGAGCCAATCCGCTGGCTGGAGCGCTACGGCTGGCGACCGCTCTGCCATGCGGAGCAGCAGGCGCTGTTCCGCTTCTGGCGGCACGTGGGAGCCCAGATGGGCATTACCGATCTGCCGGCCACCCTCGAGCAGCTGCTGGCGCTCAACCAGTGGGTGGAAACCACGGTATTTGTCGCCGCCGCCAGCAACCGCCAGGTGGCGGACGCCACCCTGGCCATGCTGCTGGCGGACTGGCCAGCTGTCCTGCGACCGCCGCTGGCTGGGCTACTGCGGGGGGTACTACCCGAACCGGTGACCTCCAGCCTCGGTTGGCCAACGGCGCCCGGCTGCCTGCAACCGGCCCTGGGGCTGGCCCTGCGGACCCGCAGCCGGCTGCTGAATGGCTGGCAGCGGCTGCGCCCGCTGCGCCGGAGCCGCTTTTACTCCGAACGGCCCACCCCCACCTACGGCCGCCAGTTCCGGCTGGAACAGCTGGGGCCGCCGCCCCTGCTGGAGCAGCTCAACCGGCCCCGTTGGAGAGGCCAGCAGCGACGCATCGGCCTCACCGGTGGCATCGCCAGCGGCAAGAGCACGGTGGGGCGGCTGCTGGAGACCCGGGGGTTGCCAGTACTTGATGCAGACGTCTACGCGCGGGATGCCCTGGCGCCGGGAAGCTCGGGCGCACGGGCGGTGCGGGGTCGCTTTGGCGAGCGGGTGCTGGCCCCGGAACAGGGTGCCGGTGAGGCAGCAATCGATCGGGCCGCTCTCGGCCGGATCGTGTTTGGTGATGCCGACGAGCGGCAGTGGCTGGAAGAGCTGATTCACCCGATCGTGCGGGAATGCTTCAGCGCCGAACTGGCGCGGCTGGCTGATGCCCCGGCCGTGGTGCTGGTCATCCCGCTGTTGCTCGAGGTTGGCCTAGAGGAGCTCTGCAGCGAGGTATGGCTGGTCGACTGCGACGAGGTCCAACAGCTGCAGCGGCTTATGCGGCGCAATGGCCTCAGCGAAGCGGAAGCCAGGGCCCGGATGGCCGCCCAGTGGCCGCTGGAGCGCAAACGGGCCCTGGCCGATGTGGTACTCGACAACCGGGGCACAGACGAGCAGCTGAACGCGCAGGTGGCAGCGGCCCTCGGCCCTGCGGCGGGGCCGCCAGGATCAGATCCGCCGGCTGCCTGAGCCGCCAAGGCCAGCCGGGCAGCGCCCAGCAGAGAGGTCTCAGCCGCGCTGGGGTGGGCGGGCCAGTCGTCGTGGTCACGGCGGGCCACCAGGGCGAGATCGGGCTCAGGCCCATTGGCGGATCCGAAATCGAGCGGGGCCTCAACCCACAACTAAAGGGGCTCCAGGCGCGGCAGCCAGGCAGACCTCAATCGCCCTGATCAGCCGGTGCGCCACCGCCGTGTGGCGAACAATCAGGCCCAAACTGGGGCAGGAGTTATTGATTGTGGCGTACTGCAACATCCCATGGTCTCCGTCACTGTTGACGCAGCAGAAAACCGAACGGCAGCCGATATACTGGTGAATGACAACTGGCTTGTCGCCTTATCATTGACATACCGATAGTCCTTGTTTTGGTAAGCACCGGCCCCTAAGCACCCAGCTCAAAGGTGGTGCGGGCGGACGAGCCAACCACATGCTCCGGCGAAATGTGGAACAGGCGCCATCAAAGATCAGGCAGCCCAGATCCAATGCATTAACCCTGGGTAATCAAGATTGAATCGAAGAGCCAGCAAGACCATCATAACGGCCAGACTTAAAAAACAAGCCGCAAGCAACGATTGGAACGCTGGGTTGTGCCATCAACTATTCGCGAGCAAAAATCATATTCCAGTCTTCCTTCATGTCCACCACACACCAGCCGTGGCTGGGGGCGGCTGCAAGGGCCTCAACGAGCTTTCCGGTGCTGGTCGATTTGGCGGCATAGGCATATTCGCGCTCGGGGTCGGTGTGGTGAACAAGCAGGCCGAGACTGGGGCGTGGGTTATTGATTGTGGTGTACTGCAACATCTCATGGTCTCCGTCACTGTTCCCGCAACACAACGTCGGACGGCGGCCAATGAACTGATGGATGCCCACTGGCTTGCCCCCCTTGTCATTGACGAACAAATAGTCCAGGGTTTTGGTGAGCACCGGGCCCGCTGCGCCCAGCTCAAAGGTGGTGCGGGCAGTCGAGCCAACCACCTGCTCCGGCGGGATGCCATATACCCGCTCCACCCAAACGCGCATGAAGTCAACACCACCTCCAGAAACAATGAAGTTTTTGAAGTTATTGGCCTGCAGATAGCGCAGGAGTTCCTGCATGGGCAAATAGGTAAGTGAGTCGTAGGGCCTGTCAAAGCGCGGGTGCCTGGCCGACACCAACCATGCCTCAACAGTCCTACGAAAAGCATCAACGGACATGCCGGCATGGGTGAGGGCCAGGATCTGCAACAGGCCTTCATAGCCGGGCCCCTCCAGCAGCTTGGCAAGGTCGCCAGCCAGGGCGGCCTGCACCATTGGATCAGCGGCAAGATCCGGCTCCCGGGGAATGCGCGAGCTGAGTTCGTCTATGGCAAATGCTGCCTGAAAGGGGAGCGGATGCTCCGGCCAGAGGGTGCCGTCATTGTCGAAAACAGCGATGCGTTCAGGCAACGGCAGGAAGTCTGGCGAGCCTACATCTGTGATCCGGGCGATATAAGCGAAGATCGCCTCCTTGGCCGGGCCCTCGTTCCAGGAGGGGAGGGGATCACCAGTAGTGGGGGGCATAAAAGGGTCTCAGGGGATCACCATCCTGAACAATGGCCGGCAGGGTTGGCGACTTCCGGCTTGAACCGGCTACGCGCCCCAGGCCAGCAGCGCCGCATCGGCCTCACCGGCGGCATTGCCACGGGCAAGAGCAGCGTGGACATGTTGCTGGAGGAGCGGGGCCTGCCCGTTCTCGATGCCGATGTCCTGCCCGCCAGGCCCTGGCACCGGGCAGCATGGGCGCAGCAGCCGTGCTGGATCGCTACGGGAAGGTAGTGCGCGGGCCCAGAGCGGGGGCAGGGATCGATCGGGCCGCCCTGGGGCGAATCGTTTTCGCCGATGGCAAGGAGCGCCAGTGGCTGGAGCAGCTGGTGCACCCGATCGTGAGGGCCGGCCTTGAAGCGGCTCTGGCGGAGTTGGCCAGCGCACCGGCAGTGGTGCTGATGGTGCCGCTGCTGTTTGAAGCGGGCCTGGAAGGGCTGTGCAGCGAAATCTGGCTGGTGGACTGCGACGAAAGCCAGCGGCTGCAAAGGCTGGGCCAGCGCGATGGCCTGGGCGAAAGCGAAGCCGGGCCCGCATCGAGGCCCAGTGGCCCCTGGCACGCAAGCGAGGCCTCGCCGACGTGGTGATTGACAATCGGGGCAACCCGGCGGATCTGCCCTTGCAGGTAGATCAGGCAGCTTTGATCCAACTCATCAGGGCTGGGTAATCAAGAATGAACCTGATGGCCAGCGATATGAGCATGACCGCAAGACTTGCAAAAACAAGCCGCAAACTGCTATTTGAACGGTTCAGCAGCCTTAGATCATCACCCTGAGTTTGTACAATTTGGCGAAAGTTTCCGGCAGCCTGGCGGAGCTGATATGCCGCAAAGAAAGCAGCCAAGGTCAACAAGGCGTCGTCGAGAGCTTTGATCATGAGCGCCACTTTGCCGCTTGCGATCACATTAAAAAGGAATGATGCATTGGCGATAGCGAATACGACGAGCGCCAAAGCCGAAATAACACAGTATTTGGCAAGCGAATTAAAATGCCGATTTTCGGAAGCACCAAATTCAAACTGATTCTCAGCCAAAAGATTGCACAAAAA
Protein-coding regions in this window:
- the secE gene encoding preprotein translocase subunit SecE; the protein is MDSDSPQPDSPSPEQATPAAESSAVPGGFVAATLAELRKVVWPSRQQLFSESVAVILMVSISAAAIAALDRFYGWASSQVFG
- a CDS encoding ATP-dependent Clp protease ATP-binding subunit, with product MSPSLTSDPDRFSDDGWELLLAAQDTARRWRHGAMDVEHLLQTLLSERRFDRWLDPLPLDPDRLLDRLESFCADQPSANGPELYIGDALEDLLEAAERCRVAWGAPLLDVPQLLVALVGDPRIGASLLVPEGLSEDLLRRQFCPDDWIDRPPLPTPPAPPPATAAGPVAGPAAPAPELRLEPEPPGSSEPAEACALERYGRDLTAAARAGELDPVIGRDLEMRRLIQVLSRRSKNNPVLIGEPGVGKTAVAELLAQRIVAGEVPDSLLGLRLVALDLGALIAGAKFRGQFEERLRAVLKEVRDADAVAGAAGVVLFIDELHTVVSSDRSTADAASVLKPALAQGYLRCIGATTPEDYRRSIEKDPGLERRFQQVLIKEPGPDTSVEILRGLKERYELHHGVAITDQALVAAARLADRYITDRALPDSAIDLVDEAAAQLRMEVTSKPQLVEAAEAELRRVELALLSAEASPQQERVQWQEQRRRATEALQEVQQRWQAERERLAELRQLLQQDEDLRTAIAEAEREGDYEEAARLQHDQLYGLQQRRETLEAELQAEPILREQVEEGDIADVVARWTGIPVQRLLAGERQKLLELEARLGERVIGQPTAVAAVAAAIRRARAGMQSPTRPVGSFLFLGPTGVGKTELAKALAAALFDEDEALVRLDMSEFMERNAVARLVGAPPGYVGYEEGGQLTEAVRRRPYAVLLLDEVEKAHPEVFNLLLQVLDDGRLTDSQGRTVDFRHTVVIMTSNLASRAILENARAGGDPDEREQALEQAVDQALAAQFRPEFLNRIDEVIRFSPLAPADLQRIVRLQLAELARLLAEQHLQLEVPEPVVQALAEQGYEPEYGARPLRRVLRRQLENPLATELLAERFSGAQGVRVVAGNPLTFEPLG
- the gloA gene encoding lactoylglutathione lyase: MRMLHTMLRVGDLDRSLLFYTEVLGMDLLRRKDYPSGRFTLAFVGYGDESDTTVLELTHNWDISHYELGSAYGHIALGVDDIYTTCAAIAAKGGKVVREPGPMKHGNTVIAFVEDPDGYKVELIQISAPG
- the eno gene encoding phosphopyruvate hydratase; the protein is MIDSLDLVIDTVVAREVLDSRGTPTVEAEVMLEGGASGRAIVPSGASTGAHEAHELRDGGNRYFGKGVTRAVSNIEERIAPALCGLSALDQSAVDAAMAELDGSDNKSSLGANAVLAVSLATARAAANGVGLPLYRYLGGPLANLLPVPLMNVINGGAHASNNMDFQEFMLVPHGAASFSEALRMGAEVFHTLKGLLSSQGLSTAVGDEGGFAPNLASNDAAGELLIQAIEKAGYRPGDQISLALDVASTEFFKDGRYNFGGGSYSSAEMVDQLALLASRFPIVSIEDGIAEDDWEGWALLTERLGKTVQLVGDDLFVTNTTRLQRGIDLGVANSILIKVNQIGSLTETLQAIDLAGQAGYTSVISHRSGETEDTTIADLAVATRAGQIKTGSLSRSDRVAKYNQLLRIEDELGSQAVYAGAEDRGPRGKA
- a CDS encoding AarF/ABC1/UbiB kinase family protein, yielding MLLRPLRIWWLALALVLGLWWDAQSWTYLGGVSEERQRRRQVRRARWLTDEFLALGSAFIKLGQLLSARPDVLPAELVEQLATLQDQVPAFPFTVVQDLLEQELGGRCAEIIDLEAEPLGSASLAQVHRASLRSGRQVVLKVQRPGLERTFRLDLQVLQQVAAAVQRHPRWGQGRDWIGIAQECRRVLLRELDFRLEAEHAARFRQQFLSDPGIRVPAVIWELSSRRVLCLDYLPGIKITDRAALLAAGIEPAAVAEKGAASYLQQLVRFGFFHADPHPGNLAVAADGALIYYDFGMMGQLSSRLQARLGSMVRAAAGRDAAGLVNELQQAGLIAPGIDPGPVRRLVRVMLEEALTPPFSANVLERLSGDLYDLVYGQPFRLPPELIFVMRALTTFEGVGRSLDASFSLVAIARPYLLPLMTSSGSGSGGDRFGNELFNEISRQAAEVGSRALGIPKRLDDSLARIEQGDLQVQIRAGETDRLLRRLALAQQVAGQSMLLAGLAVAAALLAASSRPALTAIPLVGALPVALSWLKLQGRLKRDGRLDQLPASR
- the argJ gene encoding bifunctional glutamate N-acetyltransferase/amino-acid acetyltransferase ArgJ, with protein sequence MWSCVQDGSSGPGALTHPWHPIPGGITAPSGFRAAAVTAGLKASGKPDLSLLQAPEGAVCAGSFTTSLLRAACVDLCAERLRASGGHARAVLTNSGQANACTGERGLADSLGATAALAQRLGLAAEQVLICSTGVIGVPIPIDTLLAGLDPLVAALSPEGGGAAAQAILTTDLVDKQIALEANLDGRTVRIGGMAKGSGMIHPDMATMLGYLSCDAGVPAEVWSSMVRRAVACSFNAITVDGDTSTNDTFLAFAAGEPLSPELFDALEAGLTAVSQHLAKAIARDGEGATCLLEVRVEGTADDAGARTIARTICGSSLVKCAVHGRDPNWGRIAAAAGRAGVPFNPAGLALWLGGHQLMAAGQPLPFDRAAASTYLHSDTVIIRLVVGSGPGAGLAWGCDLSDQYIRINADYTT